TGCTGTATTTATTTTCCCTCAAATAAAATAAAACAGAATAATACCCAACTGGAACAATTAATATTTTAATTAAAAATAGAATCATTTATGCATCTTGTAAATAGCTGCAAAAGTAGGTTTTAGGATTGTTTTTTAAAATAGGTATTTACACCTATGTAATAATGTTAAACACTTATTCCAGCCTATTTCATTGATATTTTCGCTATTTTTAACAAAACTTTTTAAGAAAAAAAACTTCACTTATAAGTAAAGTTTATAAATTTGTAACACATCACATCTAAATGCAGTATAATTTAACAAAGAGTAAGGAGCTTAGTGGTGATGAGGCTTCGATTTACTTGGTTAACACAATAAATAAAAATGAAGAGGAAATCTGTTTATTTACAAACTTTATAGAACAAAACATTGATAATTTTAAATTTGAAATTGAAGATATATTAATAAGACTAAAAACTATTGGAACTGTTACAGGAGCGAGAGAACAATTTTTCAAAACAAAAGAAGGCTTTCCTGGAGACTTCGTTTGTGCTTTGTATGATAACCCTAATTCTAACTTAAGGCTTTATTGCATAAGATATGGAAAAAACCTAATAGTAGTTGGAGGAGGTGGGCCTAAACCCAAAAGCATAAGAGCATTACAAGAGTCAGAAATATTAACAAAAGAAAATTATTTATTAAGAGAATTATCTAATAAAATAGAAGAGTATAGAAGAGATGGTCTACTATGTTTTACTGAAGACTATTATGATTTTGAAGGATGTTTAACTATAGAATGAAATGAAATGAAAAATAAAATGAAAAGTAAAGATTCAATAATTGGTAAATTATTGAAAGATATTCCTAGTTCTAGATCAGAAAAAGTTAAAAAGAAAATGTTATTAGCTTCTAAAATTTCTGAAGGAATGGCAAAAAAAGGATTTAAAAAAGTAGATTTAATGAAAGCAACTGGTCAAAAAAATCCTTCTGTCATTACAAAATGGTTATCTGGAACTCACAATTTTACAATTGACACTTTATTTGAAATTGAAGAAGCTTTAGGAATTGAATTGGTTAAAATAGACAATCAAACTAAGGTTGTTACTAATGAGTCTAATATTATTTCTAATACAAATATATTTATAGGCTATAAAAGGAGACAATATTCACCTGGACACCTTATAGAAAACAACAATAACAACAAAAGAATAGTTCATTATCATGCAACAGGAACAACAGACTAAAAGAAGTCTCAAATATAAGTTAGCCAATATTGAGGTATTA
Above is a window of Flavobacteriales bacterium DNA encoding:
- a CDS encoding helix-turn-helix transcriptional regulator — encoded protein: MKSKDSIIGKLLKDIPSSRSEKVKKKMLLASKISEGMAKKGFKKVDLMKATGQKNPSVITKWLSGTHNFTIDTLFEIEEALGIELVKIDNQTKVVTNESNIISNTNIFIGYKRRQYSPGHLIENNNNNKRIVHYHATGTTD